The Lates calcarifer isolate ASB-BC8 linkage group LG24, TLL_Latcal_v3, whole genome shotgun sequence sequence AGAAGATGCAGCAACAATGGAACAAAGATTTTAGAAAAAGGGAAGTCTAATCTAAGTCTAAGTGCAGAGTGCAGAGTACTCActagacacacagacacatggctCCCTGGATGGTCTCGCTGTCTCGGATCAGGTAAGCTCCATCCTTGTTCTTCTTCCCCAGCAGATCCTCACACTCTTTCCTGCTGATGGAGCCGTGGTAGCACACCGGCATAGCTGCTGCCATGGTGAGGAGACACTGCAACGGAGAGGCATCCACTGAACCGATCACCACCTTCTGCTTTCTCAGAACTGCTTCATTTTCAAGAACTGTGACTCTATATTcctcttgtgtgttttaatacagTCTACATAGAAATCCAGTCCCGGGCAGTGAAGCGGGGTGAGGGTCGATCTGGTCCCCTGAGGCCCCTGggtctgcagcagagagggagaaaccgaagagacaagcagagagagGTCAGCTCTCGACACAGACTGACTGTGAGAAaactcagagagagaagaaaaaccaCTGACTTTGTCCTCACAGCTTCACAGGAAGTGTTTATGTGTAGGggagtgtgagcatgtgtgaaatgcagagagaaacaaagtaaGTGGAAGCTGTTTCTGATTATATCAGAAACACCATTAatagcagcagaagaagaactAGAAATATAATTCCTCGAAGAAGCAGGACTGATAATAATGGTGAGATACAGTAATtcttacagtaaaatatgtcaCTACGTAGATAAAGAAAGGCAACATGAATACACACGTAACACAATTAAAAATACGTTCCTTTCTTTCTACATACCAGGGCTCAAGTATAAAGAAGTTGGTGTGGTCCCGcctcctggttctggttctggcaGCTGAGATCTGAGTCTAACAGAataacaatgaaaagaaaaaccatAACTATAAATCTCAAAGGACGCGTatagagggaaaataaaagtgGACCTAGGATTGACCCTTGAGGCACACCGTAGTTTGTGTGTAAGTAAAGACACGTATATCACATCCTGTTTGAAAGATAAGAGGAACCACTTTACAGCTGTAATATAATCCACCAAACACCTACGCTCATCCTGCAGTACCAGACGTGACTGAAACAGAAGCCAGGAGATCACTGACCTGAATTAAAACTGGctacacatacaaacatttctcaACAAAAGCAGGTCAGAAATCTTgaataaaaaaatctctgatCATTCATCCTGGGCTGCTTCCTTTTCTAGACTTAGATCTGACTTTTTATCTAGTATTTAAAGTAGATAAGCAGATGTTATTAAAGTGAGTCATAGTAGTGGATGGATTATAAAAACAGGGAGCCAGGCACAAAAAGGATGAAAGGTATTTTTAAACCTTGTGTTgttatattaaatgtatttatgaaccttttattttgaaattaaacttatttttccaactttttatACTggaattaattttaattttgaaataaaatgtatttttttcaaccttttttatttagttttaagaTGAAATAAGATTAAACCATTTTCATCCTGAGGGATTTTTTTGTGCAGAAGATGCTCTGAATTctagtaaagctataaaataataatataataataatatcactTTCTATGAAGTCCACCTATTTAAAGCTTAAAAGCAGCATATAAATCTTTAATAAATGGCTTATaagacatatttttaaagtttattttatattattacaccTGTATTTTGCTATAATATCTGTTTAAACAGCAGAATCCACTTATTTGTGGAGGTACAGTCCTTTAACAAACAtattaaatacttaaataatcTTACGACTATGTTACTGAATGTTATAAAGCATGTTACATTTATATAGGGTGGGTATAAAAGCTAAATAAAGGGGAAATACgttaaaataataaaggtaTAGAGAATATATGAGGTGGGAGCGTGGGGCGTGGTCATGTGGCTGACGTGATGACGTAATTCCATGATTACTGGGCGGACCACACAGCAGAATTATCTGGACTAATGACTTGACGCTTCTTGAAAAAGACGCTCCGGTGTGGTTAATTAAAACCGAgtgataattaataattaatcagcGGCGACTCGGAGGGCGATGCCCGGCGTCAACAAGGTGGGAGTGATCTGTGCGGATGGATTTGATGctgaaaacaagaggaaaggTCGGTGAAGGGAGCTCGGTTAATGTCATTTAAAGGTGAAACTTCTTTTACTTATCTATGTTTGATCCACCTCTGTTCCTCCGGtagatggaggagggaggagcggCGCTGTGGTGGAGGTAGTCGGGACGGTGCTGACGCTGCTGTCCGTGGccttcatcatcttcacctTCCCCCTCACAGCCTGGATGTGTGCTAAGGTAACCggatacaaaaacacacaaaactggttggagcagtggtggaaagtaactgagtagATTTACATTGAAGGGAAATGTACTTTTACTGTAGTTACAagttatttcacattatttattgggaaaaaagttataaaaaatatatttaaaatattataaaaatgatCTCTGTGCAGAAATTTGCTTTATTCCTCAGGATACAGGCACTGatttctaaaaaataaatgtaaacaggttgatttaaattaaaaacccATTCAAATGCACTGTAAAATAGTTTTTCAGGCTTAATTATTAGTCATTAAGTACATTTAGCTGTGAATACTGCTGCACTTTTACTTGTGAATgcatgacttttacttgtaattagTATTTTTACACAGTTGTATTAGGTGCTTTTACCTCTGTGAAGACATATGTTACTATACTGTctgctcattttctctgtgtgtgtttaatccTGTCtaaaaacgtgtgtgtgtgtgtgtgtgttttttcaggtcGTTCAGGAGTATGAGAGAGCCGTCATCTTCAGACTGGGTCGAGTGGTTAAAGGACGAGCCAAAGGACCAGGTATCGAACGCTTTTCTTTCATAACTGTGGGTGTAAAGCTGCCGTCTAGGTGTTTATCCAGTCTGTAGAAATGAAAGCGTATCATTGATATTACAAGTAAAACCCCCTGACTGACTTCAGGACTTTATGTCACGTCACTGTGCCTCTGCAGGTCTGTTGTGGTTCATCCCCTGGCTGGACGTCATTCAGAAAGTCGACCTGCGGACCGTCTCCTTTAACATCCGGCCACAAGAGGTCAGCAGCTGCGCAGCATGTAGTACTGAAGCTCTCAACATCACcaacatgttgttttaaaatgcagtgagGAACCAAAAAGTATGTCTACGGCTGTGTAGcgtttgaaatgttttaataatggACCTTAAAGCAACGTTATGTGACTTTTTAACCTTAAAATCTCAGCTTCAGTCTCATTTTAATGATGCACTGACTTGtaactttggtttttcaggtttgatctccctctaactgagtgatagtcagcggtttaaactgctggaatcaggcccaggaAGTTCAGGagtaaagctgaactgtagatcagttaaaaagacatagaagtcattaaaaaccagcgttcatctctgatatccagccaggaaactgtgaaaatatccagatttctaaatggagtttggtgcgTCTGTTACAGTCACAGCACTTCCTGATCCAGAAgcaggggatcatgggtaatacacAACTCTAAAAGAAAGTAGTAAAGGTAAAAGAAGTTTGCCTGAGTGAAATAATGTATAAATACCTGATCAAAGAATAAGTGAACAATACTTTGACTTTTTCTGATTCTTGCTGAGGAAGTTTGAGCCTCATTCACGTCTCATCTGAGCATTCAAACATAAACATGAAGCTGAAACTGGGTCACATGGTTTGATCGTGTCTTATGTCTTTACTCGCCTCACCTCCGTCTCCTTCCCCCAGGTCCTGACTGCAGACGGGGTTCCGGTAAAGGTGGACGCCGTCGTGTTTTACCGGGTGGTGGACCCGTCTCTCTGGGTGACGCGGGTGAAAAATGGCTACGCGGCCACACACTCGCTGGCCCAGACGACGCTGAGGGCGACGCTGGGGGCTCACACACTGACGGACGTGCtgacacagaggagaggcaTCACAGTGAGGATGGAGGTCAGCCTTCATCCAAAACACATATTTAAGTTCTGTACATTCTCCCTTGTCTTACCTGTCGTGTCCTGCAGAAGGTGCTGTACGCTGCAACCAGAGTGTGGGGCGTTCAGGTGGAGCGGGTGGAGCTCAAGGACCTGGCGCTTCCTGTCACTCTGCAGCGCTGCATGGCGTCAGAGGCGGAGGCTGCCAGGAATGCCAGGGCTAAGGTATCCAcctacacccacacacacaatctgtccGTCAGGTGCTCCCCGTCAGCTCCACTTCAACAGAGTCACTACAAAACTCAGGAGTGTGTCtgagctcctcctccatctgcttCATTTAATCACTGCAGGTTAATGACGTCAAACACACCGGGGGCTGACGTCAGGGCAGGGTTTCAGCCAAAACAAGAGCAGAATAGCTGACAGTAGCAGCAGACTGGGTCAACGTAAGGAACTGGTGGGCGGCACTATCGCCTCGGATCAAGGAGGCGGAGGATTTTCAGGGTTAAAGGACCTGCATGTTCAGAGAGCCTTGATATCTAGACTTCAGAGGTTAGAACGGGTCAAAACGCAGAGAACTCAGCTTCCACATTAACGTTCAAACTGTGCATTGTTGGGGTGTTTTCTTGTATCACGAGTTCTAATTTTAGCAGAAGCTGTTATTTCTATCTGTATATATATACCTCACTGTTTGTTGACAGGCCATTTTTGCCTGATTGTAATGGTCAAAGTGAGGTAAAAATACACGAGGATGACTTCTCTTTTTCCCAAAATAGACTCATCTGGTTATTTTATCTCATGATGGTTTCTAAGTTGAATCTCCAGAATATATTTATTGATGTGTCTATATCAGCTGCACCTTTTCATCTCTTAGTTTCACACCAGGGGGCGTTGATTGTTCTTAAAGACCATTTCTTTATCCTCTTTTGTTGTGACATATTCTTATCCCATTGTTCTGTGCAACAGCCAGCGTGGCAGattttcctctctcacctcGTCTAAAACCATCTTTCTCTCTGCGTTGAAGATGATTGTGGCCGAAGGGGAAGCGAAGGCGTCTCGTGCTTTAATGGAGGCGGCGTCAGGGTTTTCCCCCGTGGCTTTCCACCTCCGATACCTCCAGTCTTTGTCGTCTGTGTCCAGCAGTGCATCCGTCGTGGTCTTCTCCCTCCCCACAGAACTCCTGGACGTGTTCATCTCCCATCAGGCCTTGCTCTCCACAAACTACACCACCTGAGGATGTGAAAGCTGAATTATGTGAAAAAACCAAAGGAACAaaccaaagaaacaaacaaaagttcaTTAGCTTGTTAACTGTGTCTTTGGTAAGATGTTTTAATTCTCTGTTGCTGCTAAATTGAGTGTACATTTGTGATTATTTGCACATATAtaaactgtaaatgtgtctCAGTTGCTCGGTTAATAAAAGtgatttttatattaacatcCCGTGTTTTTGTGGACTTCATTTCCCATGAGTCAAACAGTTTGTTGCAGCTGGAGTTGCAGCAGGTTTTAGTTACTTACTAGTTACTTATTATTAGGTACATGAACTGCTCAGTAAGAGATGAAGCAGCCGGTAATAACTGAAAATACATCCCATGGTGTCAGAGAGCGGATACGTGTTGGATCCTATTATCATTACCTAATGCTGCAGTTTAAAAGACACATGAATATGTCCAGGTTCAGAGGTTTAGCTGCGATTATCTCAGCAGCTTTAGCTGAAGACTCTTATAATAGAACATCCAGCCTCTCCTGACCTCCTGACTCCAGCCTCAGATTCATTTACAGAGGGAGTtactcttcatcttcatcagcaaCGATCCCCCATCATCCTTACTTTGACCTACATCAcctaaaatgtgtttcagcCGATCACCTGTGGTCAGATTCACGAGTAAAAGCCCTGATTTGCATCCTGGCTTCACTGTAAGCCATTAATACCCTTTATTCTAAAATCCAGACTTTGATTTCTAGCCTTttacttcactgtgttttgaaaGTTCAGAGCTGGCCTTTCAAACAGAGCATGTAATAAAATTATCTGAGCTCAAGAGTCCACTTACCACAACAGCATCTCACAGAcgaataataaataaagaataataataataaagaactCTATAAACGTTTGATTTTCAccttaaaatgtttcattttagaCTTGAAACTGGAAACAGACCCTA is a genomic window containing:
- the zgc:112408 gene encoding band 7 protein AGAP004871 isoform X1; its protein translation is MPGVNKVGVICADGFDAENKRKDGGGRSGAVVEVVGTVLTLLSVAFIIFTFPLTAWMCAKVVQEYERAVIFRLGRVVKGRAKGPGLLWFIPWLDVIQKVDLRTVSFNIRPQEVLTADGVPVKVDAVVFYRVVDPSLWVTRVKNGYAATHSLAQTTLRATLGAHTLTDVLTQRRGITVRMEKVLYAATRVWGVQVERVELKDLALPVTLQRCMASEAEAARNARAKMIVAEGEAKASRALMEAASGFSPVAFHLRYLQSLSSVSSSASVVVFSLPTELLDVFISHQALLSTNYTT
- the zgc:112408 gene encoding band 7 protein AGAP004871 isoform X2 yields the protein MPGVNKVGVICADGFDAENKRKDGGGRSGAVVEVVGTVLTLLSVAFIIFTFPLTAWMCAKVVQEYERAVIFRLGRVVKGRAKGPGLLWFIPWLDVIQKVDLRTVSFNIRPQEVLTADGVPVKVDAVVFYRVVDPSLWVTRVKNGYAATHSLAQTTLRATLGAHTLTDVLTQRRGITVRMEVLYAATRVWGVQVERVELKDLALPVTLQRCMASEAEAARNARAKMIVAEGEAKASRALMEAASGFSPVAFHLRYLQSLSSVSSSASVVVFSLPTELLDVFISHQALLSTNYTT